In the Trueperaceae bacterium genome, GACGGCCGGGGTGGCGATCTGGGGGATCGGGGGAGAGGACCCCGCCACCTGGCAGGTCTTGCGCGACGCGCGCCCCGCGCAGTGCCGGCTGCGGGCGAGCGCGGCGACCAGGTAGGCTGCGGTCTCGACATGATCTACGAACGGGCCAGCAGGGGCAGACGATCCTAGATGACGCCGAGCAAGGCCACGCGCGAGCAGCTCAGGGAGCACAACCGCCGCTTGGTGCTGCGCATGCTCTACCAGGGCGAGGTGAACACGCGCGCCGCGCTCGCGACCGTCACGGGGCTCACGAAGCCGACCGTCTCGAACCTCGTCGGTGAGCTCATCGACGAAGGGCTCGTCGTCGAGGAGGGTCTCGGCCGGGCGAGCGGCAGCGGCGGCAAGCGCCCGACGCTCCTCGCGTTCAACCCGCGGGCGCGTCAGGTCATCGGCGTGGCCCTCGGTAGCGAGTGCGTGAGCGCCGCCCTCGCCGACCTGGCCGGGGAGACGAGCGCCGTGCACGTCCTGGAGCCGGCTGCCGCGGCGCCGATAGCGCCCGGGCGGGGCGCGATGGACGCGACCGGCACGGCCACGACCGGAGCTTCCGCCGTCCTGCAGGCGGTGGAGGACGCGGTGGTCGCGCTCGTGCCGCAGCTGGACGCGCCCCTCCTCGCGGTAGGCGTCGCCGTGCCGGGGCGGGTGCGTCCGGGGACCGGCGTCGTGAGGCGCTCCGCCGTGCTCGGCATCGTCGACGAGGTCCCGCTTGGCAGGCTGCTGACGGACCGGCTCGGCGTGCCCGTCCACGTGGGCAACTTCGCCGAGCTCTGCGCGCTCGGGCAGTTCAGCTACGGCCTCGGGGAGCGCACCCCTACGGGCACGCTCGTGAGCATGACCCTAGACGACGACCTCGAGCTCGGCGTCGTGCTGCACCCGAGCGGCGCGCACTTCGGGAGCGAGCTCGCGGGTCCGATGATCGATGAGCTGAACCTCGGCTGGAGCGCCTTCAAGGCCCGCGCCGCCGAGCTCGTGCGCGAGCGGCCCGGCGCGCTCCCCTGGGGCGAGCGGTACCTGAACGTGCGCCGGGCGGCGGGCGACGGCGACCCGGGCGCCGCGCAGCTCCTGTCGGAGCTGGCGGCCGCGCTCGCCAGGCCCCTCGCGTGGGTCGTCTCCGTGCTGCAACCGGCCAACGTGTCGCTCGTCGGCGGGGTGACGGACCTGGGCGAGGGGTTCCTCGCGCGGCTCGGCGCCGAGGCCACGGCGCTGCTCGGTGCTGGCGCCTTGGAGGACGTCTCGCTCAGCATGGCCTACTCGAACCGCCTCGGCGCGATGGGCGCGGTCGCCCTGGCCAACCGGGCCGAGCTGGAGCTGATCGCGTGACCCGCTCTCGCCTGAGCGACTCGCGCCGTCGTGGCGACCCGGCGCGCTCCGGTGCCGCCGAGGCGCGCGCTCGGGCCGGAACCGCGTGGCAGGTCGGCGCGGGCCAGCCGGGCGTGCTCGTCGCCCTCCTCAACAACCTGGACGGGGTGTTCCAGCGCAGCGTCCTCCAGGGGGCGGGGGAGGTGGCGGCGGCGCACGGGTTGTCGCTCGAACCGGTGGCGCTCGGCGGGCTGTCCGCTGCCGAAGTGGGAACGTTGCTGGAGCGCGCCTTGGGAACCGCCCGGGGAGCGCGGAGCGCCCAGGGTGCCCGAGGGGCGCTCGTGCTCTCCAGCGCCCTCGGGGACGCGGACCTGGCCAGGCTGGCCGCGGCCGGGCTGCCGGTGACGCTCGTCAGCCACCACTCCGCTGCCCCCGGCCAGCCGACGGTGATGTTCGACAACCACCAGGGCGTCAAGCAGCTCATGCAGCACGTCGTCTCCGACTGCGGGAGACGCCGACCCGTGTACATAGGCGGCGACGCCTCGCAGCTCGACAGCAGGGAGCGCGAGCTGGCCTTCCGTGACGAGCTCCTGCGGCACGACCTGCGCGTGCCAGAGGGGCACATGCTCGTCGGCGGCTTCACGCCGGACCTGGCGCGGCGGGCGCTCCGGGAGTTCGTGGCGGCCGGGAACGACTTCGATGCCGTGGTCGCCGCGGACTACCTCATGGCCATCGCCGCGGCCGAGACCCTCGGGCAGGCCGGCGTGCGGGTACCGGACGACGTCGTGGTCGTCGGCTACGGCGACGGTCCGGAGGCCGAGGCCGCCGGGGTGACGACCGTGGCGGCCGACGTCGTCGAGCTCGGCCGGCGCGCCGCCAGGCAGTTGGTCGCGCAGCTCTCGTCCGAGCGCGCCATCGGCGGGCGCACGCTCCTCAGCACGCACCTCGTCAGGCGCGCGAGCAGCTGCCGAGCGCGAGCGCCTTCTGACCTCGTCTAGGACGCGGGCGGCGGGTCGCCGACGCCTTGGCCCTCAGGCGGCCTCCCCGCCCACGATGATCTCGCTTACGAGCAGGTGCGGTTGGCCCACCTCGACGGGCAACGACCCCGACATGGAGCCGCACATGCCTGGCGCGGTCGAGAGGTCGTCGGAGACGGCCACGATGCGCTTGATGGACTCGGGGCCCTTGCCGACGAGCATGGCGCCGCGCACGGGCTCCGCCAGCTCGCCGTTCCTGATCATGTAGCCCTCGTTGACGGCGAAGTTGTACTCGCCCGAACCGGGCCGGACCTGGCCGCCGCCCATCGACTTGGCATAGAGGCCCAGCTCGACGCCCTTGAACAGGTCCGCCTTGGGCGTGCTGCCCGGGAGGACGAACGTGTTGCGCATGCGTGACGTCGGCGCGAACGTGTAGTCCTGGCGCCGGCCAGAGCCGGTGGCGCGGTAGCCGGTCATGCGCGAGCCCCAGCGGTCGACCATGTAGCTCTCGAGGACGCCGTCGCGGATGAGCACGGTGCGCTCGGTCGGCAAGCCCTCGTCGTCGAAGCGCGAGGAGCCCCAGCCGTTGGCCGTCGTGCCGTCGTCGACGTAGGTGACGACCTCCGAAGCGACCTGCTCGCCGAGCTTGCCCGTGAGCGCGGAAGCGTTGCGCGCCACCGAGGTCGTCTCGAGCAGGTGGCCGAGGGCCTCGTGGAAGATGACCCCGCCGAAGGCGTTGCCGATGACGACGGGCATGGAGCCGGCCGGCGCCTTGCGCGCGCGCAGGTTCAGGAGGG is a window encoding:
- a CDS encoding TldD/PmbA family protein — protein: MLNHDTYASLIQQGRLAGADYVEVYVERWRRRHLRTIDGQVEDATSALEHGAGIRLFFGTDVVYGYTNDLTDAALGELLGSLVAVRGGAGTPGAPGTPDAKGRGGLDLRRLDAGPDIHAPSVPFDARDKAWRLERLRELDAGARLAPEIKQVEARLLEWEQDVSVATSDGAVVDDRRVRTRLIAQAIASDGKDTQTAHDGPGLSLGLELLDAYPPAEIGMRAAEVALLNLRARKAPAGSMPVVIGNAFGGVIFHEALGHLLETTSVARNASALTGKLGEQVASEVVTYVDDGTTANGWGSSRFDDEGLPTERTVLIRDGVLESYMVDRWGSRMTGYRATGSGRRQDYTFAPTSRMRNTFVLPGSTPKADLFKGVELGLYAKSMGGGQVRPGSGEYNFAVNEGYMIRNGELAEPVRGAMLVGKGPESIKRIVAVSDDLSTAPGMCGSMSGSLPVEVGQPHLLVSEIIVGGEAA
- a CDS encoding substrate-binding domain-containing protein, translating into MTRSRLSDSRRRGDPARSGAAEARARAGTAWQVGAGQPGVLVALLNNLDGVFQRSVLQGAGEVAAAHGLSLEPVALGGLSAAEVGTLLERALGTARGARSAQGARGALVLSSALGDADLARLAAAGLPVTLVSHHSAAPGQPTVMFDNHQGVKQLMQHVVSDCGRRRPVYIGGDASQLDSRERELAFRDELLRHDLRVPEGHMLVGGFTPDLARRALREFVAAGNDFDAVVAADYLMAIAAAETLGQAGVRVPDDVVVVGYGDGPEAEAAGVTTVAADVVELGRRAARQLVAQLSSERAIGGRTLLSTHLVRRASSCRARAPSDLV
- a CDS encoding ROK family transcriptional regulator, yielding MTPSKATREQLREHNRRLVLRMLYQGEVNTRAALATVTGLTKPTVSNLVGELIDEGLVVEEGLGRASGSGGKRPTLLAFNPRARQVIGVALGSECVSAALADLAGETSAVHVLEPAAAAPIAPGRGAMDATGTATTGASAVLQAVEDAVVALVPQLDAPLLAVGVAVPGRVRPGTGVVRRSAVLGIVDEVPLGRLLTDRLGVPVHVGNFAELCALGQFSYGLGERTPTGTLVSMTLDDDLELGVVLHPSGAHFGSELAGPMIDELNLGWSAFKARAAELVRERPGALPWGERYLNVRRAAGDGDPGAAQLLSELAAALARPLAWVVSVLQPANVSLVGGVTDLGEGFLARLGAEATALLGAGALEDVSLSMAYSNRLGAMGAVALANRAELELIA